One Antarctobacter heliothermus DNA segment encodes these proteins:
- the ppk2 gene encoding polyphosphate kinase 2, producing the protein MTLLFDGAISNFFQNDAPKSVREAITRADKDDIIDTGYPYSEGMKTKAYDKEMERLQIELIKMQAWAKESGARVVLVFEGRDAAGKGGTIKRFRMNLNPRGARVVALGKPSDHEATQWYFQRYIDHLPAAGEIVFFDRSWYNRGVVEHVFGFCDNDQREHFFNQVPDFEKMLVDEGIHLFKFWLNVGRAEQLRRFLKRESDPLKQWKLSNIDVEGLALWDSYSTAIQETLARSHTSVAPWTVVRSDDKKRARLAAIRYILTHLDYTRKDPKAIGTVDPKILGGPEIWAA; encoded by the coding sequence ATGACGCTCCTTTTCGACGGCGCGATTTCCAACTTCTTTCAGAACGACGCGCCGAAATCGGTGCGTGAGGCGATCACCCGCGCCGACAAGGATGACATCATCGACACCGGCTATCCCTATAGCGAAGGGATGAAGACCAAAGCCTACGACAAAGAGATGGAGCGGCTGCAGATCGAACTGATCAAGATGCAGGCCTGGGCAAAGGAATCCGGCGCACGGGTCGTGTTGGTGTTCGAAGGCCGCGATGCTGCCGGCAAGGGCGGCACGATCAAACGATTCCGCATGAACCTGAATCCGCGCGGCGCGCGTGTGGTGGCATTGGGCAAACCGTCGGACCACGAAGCGACGCAATGGTATTTCCAGCGCTACATCGACCACCTGCCCGCCGCGGGCGAAATCGTGTTTTTCGACCGCTCGTGGTACAACCGCGGCGTCGTCGAGCATGTCTTTGGCTTTTGCGACAATGACCAGCGAGAACATTTTTTCAATCAGGTGCCCGACTTCGAAAAGATGCTGGTGGATGAGGGAATCCACCTGTTCAAGTTCTGGCTCAACGTCGGCCGCGCCGAACAGTTGCGGCGCTTTCTCAAACGCGAAAGCGATCCGCTAAAGCAGTGGAAGCTTAGCAACATTGACGTCGAGGGGCTGGCCCTGTGGGATTCCTATTCAACGGCTATTCAGGAAACGCTGGCCCGCAGCCACACCAGTGTTGCACCTTGGACAGTGGTCCGTTCGGACGACAAGAAGCGCGCGCGCCTAGCCGCCATTCGCTACATTTTGACCCATCTCGACTATACCCGCAAAGACCCCAAGGCGATCGGAACCGTCGACCCCAAGATCCTCGGCGGACCAGAGATTTGGGCGGCCTGA
- a CDS encoding TetR/AcrR family transcriptional regulator, which produces MIKKRGYHHGNLRQALVDAALKLIEEKGPTGFTLSEAAKQAGVTPAAVYRHFSGREDLIAEAALQGYEIFADVMEYAYEKGQPSDLAAFEATGRAYLAFARKYPGHYIAMFESGISVNHSSELAAVSARARGVLEKAAERLSQHIPPEKRPPPAMFSAHIWALSHGVVELFARNSPGSQAPFPPEDLLETGIGVYLRGLGLLPADK; this is translated from the coding sequence ATGATCAAGAAACGCGGATATCACCACGGCAACCTGCGCCAGGCGCTGGTCGATGCCGCGCTGAAGCTGATCGAGGAAAAAGGCCCCACCGGCTTTACCTTGTCAGAGGCGGCCAAACAGGCGGGCGTGACGCCTGCCGCCGTCTACCGACATTTTTCCGGACGTGAGGATCTGATCGCCGAGGCCGCGCTGCAAGGCTATGAGATCTTTGCCGATGTCATGGAATATGCCTATGAAAAGGGCCAACCGTCCGATCTCGCCGCGTTCGAGGCCACGGGCCGCGCCTATCTGGCCTTTGCACGCAAATACCCCGGCCACTACATCGCAATGTTCGAATCCGGTATCTCGGTCAACCATTCCTCTGAATTGGCCGCGGTGTCCGCGCGGGCGCGCGGTGTGCTGGAAAAGGCTGCCGAACGGCTCTCGCAGCATATCCCGCCGGAAAAGCGTCCGCCGCCAGCGATGTTTTCCGCCCATATCTGGGCCTTGTCGCACGGGGTTGTCGAACTGTTCGCGCGCAATTCACCCGGCAGTCAGGCGCCCTTTCCGCCCGAGGATCTGCTGGAAACCGGGATCGGCGTCTACCTGCGCGGACTGGGCCTGTTGCCTGCGGACAAATGA
- a CDS encoding homoserine O-succinyltransferase yields the protein MPIKLPSDLPAFDVLTREGVMVMAEEHAARQDIRPLRIGLLNLMPKKIQTENQFCRLIGATPLQIELSLIRMTEHQAKNTAAEHMENFYRPFSDVADSGEKFDGLIITGAPIEHLPFEEVTYWDELTQVFDWTQTHVQSTFGVCWGGMAMINHFHGVQKHLLDAKAFGAVRHQNLAPASPYLRGFSDDMVIPVSRWTEIHRDEVIAAGLPILIDSTETGPCLIEDPSHRALYIFNHLEYDSGTLKEEYDRDIESGTPINVPANYYPNDNPALPPQNRWRSHAHLLYGNWINEIYQSTPFELSSIGTAR from the coding sequence ATGCCCATTAAGCTGCCCTCCGACCTGCCAGCCTTTGACGTGCTCACGCGTGAAGGGGTCATGGTTATGGCCGAAGAGCACGCCGCTCGTCAGGATATTCGCCCGCTGCGCATCGGGTTGCTGAACCTGATGCCGAAGAAGATCCAGACAGAAAACCAGTTCTGTCGGCTGATCGGGGCGACCCCGCTACAGATTGAACTGTCTCTGATCCGGATGACCGAGCATCAGGCCAAGAATACCGCCGCCGAACACATGGAAAACTTCTATCGCCCGTTTTCGGACGTGGCAGACAGCGGTGAAAAATTTGACGGGCTGATCATCACCGGCGCGCCCATCGAACACCTGCCGTTCGAGGAAGTCACCTATTGGGATGAACTGACACAGGTCTTTGACTGGACCCAAACCCATGTGCAATCCACCTTTGGCGTCTGCTGGGGCGGCATGGCGATGATCAACCATTTCCACGGAGTCCAGAAACATCTGCTGGACGCCAAGGCCTTTGGCGCGGTGCGCCACCAGAACCTAGCGCCTGCCTCTCCCTACCTGCGGGGCTTTTCCGACGACATGGTGATCCCTGTGTCTCGCTGGACCGAAATCCACCGCGATGAGGTGATCGCCGCCGGTCTGCCGATCCTGATCGATTCCACCGAAACCGGCCCCTGCCTGATCGAAGACCCGAGCCACCGCGCGCTCTATATCTTCAACCATCTGGAGTACGACAGCGGCACGCTCAAGGAAGAGTATGATCGCGATATAGAGAGCGGCACACCGATCAACGTGCCGGCCAATTACTATCCGAACGACAACCCTGCCCTGCCCCCCCAGAACCGCTGGCGTAGCCACGCGCACCTGCTTTACGGCAACTGGATCAACGAGATCTACCAGTCGACCCCGTTTGAGCTATCCTCCATTGGGACGGCCCGCTGA
- a CDS encoding outer membrane protein transport protein: MKNMFVGASVLALTTGTAFAAGLDRSGQSVSSIFAEDGTAALTFGLVTPSVTGTDAAGARYDVAKRYSQTGLTFTNSVNERFNWSIIADKPYGVDVDYNADPLTSALGGTKADLNSNALTIVGRYKITDRISVFGGIGAQSIDADVSLNGQAYAGAIATAGVAATVPGLDSSVLGAALRGDVAAATLIDTTYGAGTTAALGGAVAGVVGGFNATGGYAFRMKESTSPNYLIGAAYEIPDIALRVAGTYRFESKHSATISEDLLGTTFDSTTPGYNDQISYVSPQSFNLELQTGVAPGTLVTASYRWTEFSAVDIIPTRLGSDLVNLDDAHRFTLGVAKRFNDRFAGSVTVSYEPPTGNKTVSPLGPTDGLKGISFGGQFTDGPIKISGGINYSWLGDADAGVAGIKAAEFRDNHAVGIGFKAEMTF; this comes from the coding sequence TGGATCGCTCTGGTCAGAGCGTGTCGTCCATTTTCGCAGAGGACGGCACAGCCGCCCTGACCTTTGGGCTGGTAACACCCTCTGTGACTGGCACAGATGCCGCCGGAGCCAGATATGATGTGGCCAAGCGTTATTCTCAGACCGGCCTGACATTCACCAACTCGGTCAATGAACGGTTTAACTGGTCTATCATCGCAGACAAGCCCTATGGCGTCGATGTCGATTACAACGCCGATCCGCTGACCTCGGCGCTTGGCGGCACCAAGGCGGATCTCAACAGCAATGCGCTGACCATCGTCGGCCGTTACAAGATCACCGACCGGATCAGCGTCTTCGGCGGGATCGGTGCACAAAGCATCGATGCCGACGTGTCGCTGAACGGCCAGGCCTACGCGGGGGCCATCGCGACCGCAGGCGTCGCCGCAACGGTTCCGGGGCTTGATTCCTCCGTTCTGGGCGCTGCCCTGCGGGGCGATGTCGCTGCGGCCACCCTGATCGACACCACCTATGGCGCGGGCACCACCGCGGCCTTGGGCGGCGCGGTTGCCGGGGTCGTGGGCGGTTTCAACGCCACCGGCGGCTATGCCTTTCGGATGAAGGAATCGACAAGCCCGAACTACCTGATCGGCGCGGCCTATGAGATCCCTGATATCGCGCTGCGTGTCGCGGGCACCTACCGGTTCGAATCCAAGCATAGCGCAACCATCAGCGAGGATCTGCTGGGCACCACCTTTGACAGCACCACGCCTGGCTATAATGACCAGATCAGCTATGTGTCTCCGCAAAGTTTCAATCTGGAACTTCAGACCGGGGTTGCGCCGGGCACTCTGGTGACCGCGTCGTATCGCTGGACAGAGTTTTCAGCAGTGGACATCATCCCGACACGGTTGGGCAGTGACCTTGTGAATCTGGACGACGCGCACCGCTTTACTCTGGGTGTTGCCAAGCGGTTCAATGATCGTTTCGCGGGATCGGTGACGGTCAGCTATGAACCGCCCACCGGCAACAAGACCGTGTCGCCGCTGGGCCCAACGGACGGCCTTAAGGGGATTTCCTTTGGCGGTCAGTTCACCGACGGGCCAATCAAGATTTCCGGCGGGATCAACTATTCCTGGCTGGGGGATGCGGATGCCGGTGTTGCCGGGATCAAGGCGGCCGAATTCCGTGACAACCATGCCGTCGGCATCGGTTTCAAGGCTGAAATGACCTTTTGA
- a CDS encoding ATPase yields MLYPNARAWRDAPQKRVVLFAMSGLGKTHVSNLLRGSGGWFHYSIDYRIGTRYMGEYIVDNAKRHAMQVPFLRDLLMTDSIYIGSNISFHNLTPVSTYLGKPGDPAKGGLPMAEYRRRQAQFERAERQALLDTEYFISRAEDLYGYPHFICDTGGSICEWVDPDDQQDEILTALSQQALMVWVRGTEAHTDELIRRFDKAPKPMAYRPDFLAAGWDAYLEETGLTGDKVDPDAFIRWTYARALAHRQPLYEGMARNWGVTVEAEDMARVQNEADFTDLIANALPD; encoded by the coding sequence ATGCTGTATCCCAATGCCCGCGCCTGGCGCGATGCGCCGCAAAAACGTGTGGTTCTCTTTGCCATGTCGGGCCTGGGCAAGACCCATGTGTCGAACCTGCTGCGCGGTTCGGGCGGCTGGTTTCACTATTCGATCGATTACCGCATCGGCACCCGCTACATGGGCGAGTACATCGTCGACAACGCCAAGCGGCACGCGATGCAGGTGCCGTTCCTGCGCGATCTGCTGATGACGGATTCGATCTACATCGGGTCGAACATCTCGTTCCACAACCTGACCCCGGTGTCGACCTATCTGGGTAAACCCGGCGATCCCGCCAAGGGCGGCCTGCCGATGGCCGAATACCGTCGCCGTCAGGCCCAGTTTGAGCGCGCCGAACGGCAGGCACTGCTGGACACGGAATACTTTATCTCTCGCGCCGAAGACCTTTATGGCTATCCGCATTTTATCTGCGACACCGGCGGCAGCATCTGTGAATGGGTGGACCCCGATGACCAACAGGACGAGATCCTGACCGCGCTGAGCCAGCAGGCGTTGATGGTCTGGGTGCGCGGGACCGAGGCCCACACCGATGAACTGATCCGCCGCTTTGACAAGGCACCGAAACCGATGGCCTATCGCCCGGACTTTCTGGCCGCTGGTTGGGACGCCTATCTGGAGGAGACCGGCCTGACCGGGGACAAGGTTGACCCGGATGCCTTTATCCGCTGGACCTATGCCCGCGCGCTGGCGCACCGCCAGCCGCTGTACGAAGGCATGGCGCGGAACTGGGGCGTCACCGTCGAGGCCGAAGACATGGCGCGCGTCCAGAATGAGGCGGATTTCACCGACCTGATCGCCAACGCCCTGCCCGACTAG
- a CDS encoding DMT family transporter, producing MTQTSLSPRAWIELILLSLIWGGSFLAIRTALDEIGPLTSVLFRTGIAAAVLWPLILLRGIPLPKGRRVWISLFAMGLLNNAIPFSLMAWGQLHIPTGLTSILNATTAIFGVVVAAMVFADERLTPRKALGVGLGFAGVVTAIGPSALLTLDLTSTAQLAVIAGTLSYACAGAWARVRLGGLAPLSAAAGMLTCSTVIMLPVTLLAEGAPSLALAPATWVGILYYALIATALAYLLYYRVLAMAGSGNLLLVTLLIPPTAIFLGAMVRGEELHSGAYAGLALLALGLSVLDGRLYTRKVRV from the coding sequence ATGACACAGACATCCCTTTCCCCCCGCGCCTGGATTGAATTGATCCTGCTCAGCCTGATCTGGGGCGGCTCGTTTCTGGCGATCCGCACCGCACTGGATGAGATCGGACCGCTGACCTCTGTCCTGTTTCGCACTGGCATCGCCGCTGCTGTCCTCTGGCCGCTGATCCTGTTGCGCGGCATTCCCTTGCCCAAGGGGCGGCGGGTCTGGATCAGTCTGTTCGCGATGGGACTGCTGAACAACGCCATTCCGTTTTCGTTGATGGCGTGGGGGCAGTTGCACATTCCAACCGGGCTGACCTCTATCCTGAATGCAACAACGGCGATCTTTGGCGTGGTTGTGGCGGCGATGGTCTTTGCGGACGAACGGCTTACGCCGCGCAAGGCGCTGGGTGTCGGGCTGGGCTTTGCCGGGGTCGTGACGGCAATCGGGCCGTCGGCACTGTTGACGCTGGACCTGACCTCTACCGCGCAATTGGCTGTAATCGCCGGGACATTGTCATACGCCTGCGCCGGGGCATGGGCGCGTGTCCGGCTGGGTGGTCTGGCGCCGCTGTCTGCCGCTGCCGGGATGTTGACCTGTTCCACGGTGATCATGCTGCCGGTGACGCTGTTGGCCGAGGGCGCACCGTCGCTGGCGCTTGCCCCGGCCACATGGGTTGGCATTCTTTACTATGCGCTGATCGCCACGGCGCTGGCCTATCTGTTGTATTACCGCGTGTTGGCGATGGCCGGGTCTGGCAACCTGTTGCTGGTCACGCTGCTGATCCCGCCCACGGCGATTTTCCTGGGTGCTATGGTGCGGGGTGAAGAGTTGCACTCTGGTGCCTATGCGGGGCTGGCGCTGCTGGCACTGGGCCTCAGCGTGCTGGACGGTCGGCTGTACACGCGCAAGGTGAGGGTTTGA
- a CDS encoding alpha/beta fold hydrolase, whose amino-acid sequence MIGTILIASLVGGGALVHWRAGTREAAALERWPAVGAFVTVDGVPIHYVQTGNGPDVVLLHGASGNLRDFTFDLVDKLAQDYRVTVFDRPGLGHSGRRAEHRGAFNTDAETPQDQAALLASAAVQLGVRNPIVVGHSFGGAVAMAWGLDHDAAALVTLGGAIMPWPGKLDFQYRLLGNAVGGALAAPIVTALIDPMRTRDAVEGIFAPQSMPEGYLTHVGPGLSLQRHVIRANGRQVYHLRAALTEMSARYATLSLPVELLHGTADTTVGFDIHAVAAADLLPDANLTALEDVGHMPQHARPGAVIEAIHRAATRAGLR is encoded by the coding sequence ATGATCGGAACGATTCTTATCGCGTCGCTGGTGGGCGGTGGCGCATTGGTGCATTGGCGTGCGGGTACGCGTGAGGCCGCAGCGTTAGAACGCTGGCCCGCGGTGGGGGCCTTTGTGACGGTGGACGGCGTGCCGATCCACTATGTTCAAACCGGCAACGGCCCGGATGTGGTGCTGTTGCACGGGGCCAGCGGTAACCTGCGCGACTTTACCTTCGACCTCGTCGACAAACTGGCACAGGACTACCGTGTGACGGTCTTTGACCGGCCCGGATTGGGCCACAGCGGACGCCGGGCCGAGCATCGCGGCGCGTTCAACACCGATGCGGAAACGCCGCAAGATCAGGCCGCCTTGCTGGCGTCGGCGGCGGTGCAACTGGGGGTCCGCAATCCGATTGTCGTCGGCCATTCCTTTGGCGGCGCGGTCGCCATGGCCTGGGGGCTGGACCACGACGCAGCGGCTCTTGTCACGCTGGGGGGCGCGATCATGCCGTGGCCCGGTAAGCTGGATTTCCAGTACCGGCTGCTGGGCAATGCGGTGGGCGGTGCGCTGGCCGCGCCAATCGTGACCGCGCTTATCGACCCGATGCGCACACGCGACGCGGTCGAGGGCATCTTTGCCCCGCAATCCATGCCCGAGGGCTATCTGACCCATGTCGGCCCCGGTCTCAGCCTGCAGCGGCATGTGATCCGCGCCAACGGACGACAGGTGTACCACCTGCGAGCTGCGCTGACCGAGATGTCAGCGCGCTATGCAACGCTGAGCCTGCCAGTGGAATTGCTGCACGGCACCGCTGACACGACCGTGGGGTTTGACATTCACGCGGTGGCAGCCGCAGATTTGCTGCCCGATGCCAACCTGACCGCGCTGGAGGACGTTGGCCACATGCCACAACACGCCCGCCCGGGCGCGGTGATAGAGGCGATCCACCGCGCCGCCACCCGCGCCGGACTGCGCTAG
- a CDS encoding glycosyltransferase family 2 protein, giving the protein MDIVGIEDAGQLARVVSGDLDPARLTLFSTMKNEMGFLPAWLAHHRAIGFEQFLIWDDASDDGSSAYLTAQPDVVVMRSDLSFGALLRYRDPDGEVREERTGTYFKIALPHLFFDGAFVGYVDADEFLILPPGVASIGEVVARLADEGAPSAVASVVEFFPASASGLEGALPQSFSDLLAAYPYFQGEALVRLRAGAQPELLGKSKTSRLFKAFVVKPKVTRRGWQRVWMSSKDKKAQAFQKSPRHKTPLVRRDSQSRLTGSHYGNLPPSSEVLLTVAHFVFTAQFADKIARATEWGAHANGAAKYRYYAELLDKMRGVENGFLDDNSVAYEGPQQLIDCGLMRWQVEVSGWTGQRETSGGPDLGNLG; this is encoded by the coding sequence ATGGACATCGTCGGGATCGAGGATGCGGGGCAACTGGCGCGGGTTGTGTCGGGGGATTTGGACCCTGCGCGGCTGACGCTGTTTTCGACCATGAAGAACGAGATGGGGTTTCTGCCGGCCTGGTTGGCGCATCACCGCGCGATCGGGTTTGAACAGTTTCTGATTTGGGACGATGCCTCGGACGATGGTTCATCTGCGTATCTGACTGCGCAGCCGGATGTCGTGGTCATGCGGTCGGATCTCAGTTTCGGTGCGTTGTTGCGGTATCGCGATCCTGATGGAGAGGTGCGTGAGGAACGGACCGGAACCTATTTCAAGATCGCGCTGCCGCATTTGTTCTTTGACGGTGCGTTTGTCGGCTATGTGGATGCGGATGAATTCCTGATCTTGCCGCCGGGCGTGGCGTCTATTGGCGAGGTGGTCGCTCGGTTGGCGGATGAGGGGGCGCCGTCGGCTGTGGCCTCTGTAGTGGAGTTCTTTCCGGCCTCGGCATCGGGGTTGGAGGGCGCGCTGCCGCAAAGCTTCTCGGATTTGCTCGCGGCCTATCCGTATTTTCAAGGCGAGGCATTGGTGCGTTTGCGGGCCGGTGCGCAGCCAGAGTTGTTGGGGAAATCAAAAACATCTCGTCTTTTCAAAGCGTTTGTCGTCAAACCTAAAGTCACTCGTCGCGGCTGGCAGCGGGTCTGGATGTCTTCGAAAGACAAGAAGGCGCAGGCGTTTCAGAAATCTCCGCGGCACAAGACGCCGCTGGTGCGCCGCGATTCACAAAGCCGCTTGACCGGATCGCATTACGGCAATCTGCCGCCGTCGTCTGAGGTTTTGCTGACTGTGGCGCATTTTGTTTTTACCGCGCAGTTTGCGGATAAAATCGCGCGGGCGACGGAATGGGGCGCGCATGCCAATGGTGCCGCAAAGTACCGATACTATGCGGAGTTACTGGACAAGATGCGCGGTGTCGAGAACGGGTTTCTGGATGACAATTCCGTGGCTTATGAGGGGCCGCAGCAATTGATCGACTGTGGGCTCATGCGCTGGCAAGTGGAGGTCTCAGGTTGGACTGGTCAGCGCGAAACGAGCGGAGGGCCAGACCTCGGAAATTTGGGGTAA